One region of Nitrospinota bacterium genomic DNA includes:
- the tpx gene encoding thiol peroxidase has product MSERTVTLKGNPFNLVGPELEVGSAAPDFTVVGGDLSTASLADLQQGKTLLIAAVLSLDTPVCDEETRRWSEETANLPETVNVVTISCDLPFAQKRWCDATECAIDCYSDHRDTSFGENYGVLIGDLRVLARSIFVIAPDGTIAYKEIVPEVADHPNYEAALAAVKG; this is encoded by the coding sequence ATGTCTGAGCGTACCGTGACCCTGAAAGGAAACCCTTTCAATCTCGTCGGGCCCGAACTTGAGGTGGGCAGCGCCGCTCCCGACTTCACCGTGGTGGGAGGCGACCTTTCGACTGCTTCTCTGGCTGACTTACAGCAGGGCAAGACCCTCCTCATCGCAGCCGTGCTCTCGCTCGACACCCCCGTCTGCGACGAGGAGACCCGGCGATGGAGCGAGGAGACGGCCAACCTTCCGGAGACCGTCAATGTAGTGACCATCAGCTGCGACCTACCCTTCGCCCAGAAGCGCTGGTGCGACGCGACCGAGTGCGCCATCGATTGCTACAGCGACCACCGGGATACGAGCTTCGGCGAGAACTACGGGGTCCTCATCGGCGACCTCCGCGTCTTGGCCCGCTCCATCTTCGTCATCGCCCCCGACGGGACCATTGCGTACAAGGAGATCGTCCCCGAGGTCGCCGACCATCCCAACTACGAGGCCGCATTGGCTGCAGTCAAGGGCTAG